TAATGATTTACCTTTTTCAACTAATTCATCAATTAATGTTTTATGACCTGAAACTACGATTTGACCAGGTGAATTAATATTTGCCGGTTCAATTAATTGATCTTCTGTTGATAGTTCTTTACAAATTTTATCTACTTCGTCAAAATCTAAATCTAAAACAGCAGCCATACTACCTACACCATTAGGGAATGCTTGAGCCATAAGTTCACCACGTTTACGAACAATCTTCACGGCATCTTCAAATGATAAAACACCGCTTGCCACTAAACTTGAATACTCGCCTAAACTATGACCCATAGTATAATCTGCATCGATATGATTTAACGCTTCTAATAATGCAACACTGTGCGTTAATAAAGCTGGTTGTGTATTTTCAGTTTCACCTAATTTACCTTCTTCATCTGTAAACATTGTTTCTAATAAATCAAAATCTACTGATTCTTGTGCTGTGTTTAATACTGCAGTAGCTTTTTCATCTACATTATATAAATCTTGTGCCATTCCCACTTTTTGTGCACCTTGACCTGGGAAAATGATCGCTGTTTTACCCATTTGTTCCACCTACCGTTTCTCTCATTGTTTGTACAATTTGTTGTTCTCCCGCAATTTTAGCCTGACGGATAGCTGAATAAAACGCTTTAGCATTTGAACTTCCATGCGCTTTAACGACTGTACCATCTAAACCTAATAATACTGAACCACCATACTCTGAGTAATCCAT
The DNA window shown above is from Staphylococcus sp. M0911 and carries:
- the fabD gene encoding ACP S-malonyltransferase, with the protein product MGKTAIIFPGQGAQKVGMAQDLYNVDEKATAVLNTAQESVDFDLLETMFTDEEGKLGETENTQPALLTHSVALLEALNHIDADYTMGHSLGEYSSLVASGVLSFEDAVKIVRKRGELMAQAFPNGVGSMAAVLDLDFDEVDKICKELSTEDQLIEPANINSPGQIVVSGHKTLIDELVEKGKSLGAKRVLPLAVSGPFHSSMMNVIEEDFAAYINQFEWHDAKFPVVQNYNAEGETDAEVIKYHMVKQLYSPVQFIKSTEWLIEQGVDHFIEIGPGKVLSGLIKKINRDVKLTSIQTLEDVKGWNE